A window from Salarias fasciatus chromosome 11, fSalaFa1.1, whole genome shotgun sequence encodes these proteins:
- the LOC115397240 gene encoding sulfotransferase family cytosolic 2B member 1-like isoform X3, translating into MSSSGELYLLYHDLLCPKETHSAQSLKFAQEFSFKDDDVVAVTYPKSGTIWMQEILPLLLNGGDLTPIHTIPNWDRVPWLEEKRLEVVVDQLKSPRAFVTHFPYNLMPPSFHTSKAKAIYVMRDPRDVLVSSYYFHQMAEFLEEPGTFDEFIGKFLEGKVLFGKWTDHVKSWMHTELGDRIMHITYEEMVQDLPAALRRMADFLGRNLDPETIQKIAEQCSFQTMKKNTMSNFSLVPKAYMDNDKSPFLRKGHAGDWRNHFSSEQLARFTSVIHKELEGEGCSLPWSLDTTGGNGC; encoded by the exons ATGTCGTCCTCCGGGGAGCTTTATCTGCTTTACCACGACCTCCTGTGTCCCAAAGAGACGCACAGCGCGCAGAGCCTGAAGTTTGCTCAGGAGTTCAGCTTCAAAGACGACGATGTTGTTGCTGTCACATACCCAAAGTCAG GGACAATCTGGATGCAGGAGATCCTCCCACTGCTGCTGAATGGAGGGGATCTGACCCCGATCCATACCATCCCCAACTGGGATCGGGTCCCTTGGTTGGAAGAGAAAAGACTGGAAGTGGTTGTGGATCAGCTGAAGTCTCCTCGGGCCTTCGTCACACATTTTCCCTACAATCTCATGCCTCCTTCTTTCCACACCTCTAAAGCCAAG GCAATCTATGTCATGAGAGACCCACGGGACGTTCTGGTGTCTTCGTATTACTTCCACCAAATGGCCGAATTTCTTGAGGAACCAGGAACATTTGATGAATTTATTGGCAAATTTCTGGAGGGCAAAG TACTTTTTGGGAAGTGGACCGATCATGTGAAGAGTTGGATGCACACAGAGCTGGGAGACAGAATAATGCACATTACTTATGAGGAAATGGTTCAG GACCTGCCTGCAGCTCTCAGGCGCATGGCAGATTTCCTGGGCCGTAATCTGGACCCTGAAACCATTCAGAAGATTGCAGAGCAATGCTCTTTCCAGACCATGAAGAAGAACACAATGTCCAACTTCAGCCTGGTTCCCAAGGCTTACATGGATAACGACAAGTCTCCATTTCTTCGTAAAG GTCATGCTGGAGACTGGAGAAATCACTTCAGCTCAGAGCAACTGGCCCGATTCACATCTGTGATTCACAAAGAGCTGGAGGGTGAGGGCTGCTCTCTGCCCTGGAGCCTGGACACAACTGGAGGGAACGGATGTTGA
- the tmem147 gene encoding BOS complex subunit TMEM147: MTLFHFGNCFALAYFPYFITYKCSGLSEYNAFWRCVQAGATYLFVQLCKMLFLATFFPTWEGGAGVYDFVGEFMKATVDLADLLGLHLVMSRNAGKGEYKIMVAAMGWATAELVMSRCLPLWVGARGIEFDWKYIQMSFDSNISLIHYIAMAAVVWMFTRYDLPKSFRLPVTVLLALCVYKAFLMELFVHVFLLGSWTVLLVKAVLTGAISLCSLFLFVTLVHSN, from the exons ATGACTCTCTTTCACTTTGGAAACTGCTTTGCTCTGGCTTATTTCCCGTACTTCATCACCTACAAATGCAGCGGCCT TTCAGAGTACAATGCCTTCTGGAGGTGTGTTCAGGCCGGAGCCACCTACCTGTTTGTCCAGCTCTGTAAG ATGTTATTTCTCGCTACATTTTTCCCGACGTGGGAAGGTGGAGCAGGAGTTTATGATTTTGTAGGG GAGTTTATGAAAGCCACCGTGGACCTTGCCGACCTGCTGGGCCTCCACCTTGTCATGTCCCGTAATGCCGGCAAAGGAGAGTACAAGATCATGGTGGCTGCGATGGGCTGGGCCACTGCCGAGCTGGTGATGTCCAG GTGTCTCCCCCTGTGGGTGGGAGCCAGAGGGATCGAGTTCGACTGGAAATACATCCAGATGAGTTTTGACTCCAACATCAGCCTG aTCCATTACATCGCCATGGCAGCAGTGGTGTGGATGTTTACTCGGTACGACCTTCCTAAAAGCTTCAGGCTGCCGGTGAcggtcctgctggctctctgcgTCTACAAGGCCTTCCTCATGGA GCTGTTCGTCCACGTCTTCCTGCTGGGCAGCTGGACGGTGCTGCTGGTGAAAGCCGTGCTGACCGGCGCCATCTCGCTCTGCTCGCTCTTCCTCTTCGTCACTCTGGTTCACAGTAACTGA
- the LOC115397240 gene encoding bile salt sulfotransferase-like isoform X1 gives MRNRQMTGSTELPFTLTDSFLPELQEQKKRSSVCTGGIVPATPGRMSDDQVKPSSSKCSAVYLYHHGLALPSAAHSTQSLEFFQNFSLEDTDVLAVTYPKSGTIWMQEILPLLLNGGDLTPIHTIPNWDRVPWLEEKRLEVVVDQLKSPRAFVTHFPYNLMPPSFHTSKAKAIYVMRDPRDVLVSSYYFHQMAEFLEEPGTFDEFIGKFLEGKVLFGKWTDHVKSWMHTELGDRIMHITYEEMVQDLPAALRRMADFLGRNLDPETIQKIAEQCSFQTMKKNTMSNFSLVPKAYMDNDKSPFLRKGHAGDWRNHFSSEQLARFTSVIHKELEGEGCSLPWSLDTTGGNGC, from the exons ATGAGGAATCGGCAGATGACGGGCAGCACAGAGCTGCCATTCACATTAACGGATTCCTTCCTCCCTGAGCTACAGGAACAGAAAAAGAGGAGCTCGGTTTGTACAGGAGGAATAGTACCTGCGACTCCGGGCAGAATGAGCGACGACCAGGTGAAACCGTCCAGCTCCAAATGCTCTGCCGTCTACCTCTACCACCACGGCCTGGCTCTTCCCAGCGCGGCACACAGCACGCAGAGCTTGGAGTTTTTCCAGAACTTCTCCCTGGAGGACACTGACGTGTTGGCTGTGACTTATCCCAAGTCAG GGACAATCTGGATGCAGGAGATCCTCCCACTGCTGCTGAATGGAGGGGATCTGACCCCGATCCATACCATCCCCAACTGGGATCGGGTCCCTTGGTTGGAAGAGAAAAGACTGGAAGTGGTTGTGGATCAGCTGAAGTCTCCTCGGGCCTTCGTCACACATTTTCCCTACAATCTCATGCCTCCTTCTTTCCACACCTCTAAAGCCAAG GCAATCTATGTCATGAGAGACCCACGGGACGTTCTGGTGTCTTCGTATTACTTCCACCAAATGGCCGAATTTCTTGAGGAACCAGGAACATTTGATGAATTTATTGGCAAATTTCTGGAGGGCAAAG TACTTTTTGGGAAGTGGACCGATCATGTGAAGAGTTGGATGCACACAGAGCTGGGAGACAGAATAATGCACATTACTTATGAGGAAATGGTTCAG GACCTGCCTGCAGCTCTCAGGCGCATGGCAGATTTCCTGGGCCGTAATCTGGACCCTGAAACCATTCAGAAGATTGCAGAGCAATGCTCTTTCCAGACCATGAAGAAGAACACAATGTCCAACTTCAGCCTGGTTCCCAAGGCTTACATGGATAACGACAAGTCTCCATTTCTTCGTAAAG GTCATGCTGGAGACTGGAGAAATCACTTCAGCTCAGAGCAACTGGCCCGATTCACATCTGTGATTCACAAAGAGCTGGAGGGTGAGGGCTGCTCTCTGCCCTGGAGCCTGGACACAACTGGAGGGAACGGATGTTGA
- the LOC115397240 gene encoding bile salt sulfotransferase-like isoform X2, translating into MSDDQVKPSSSKCSAVYLYHHGLALPSAAHSTQSLEFFQNFSLEDTDVLAVTYPKSGTIWMQEILPLLLNGGDLTPIHTIPNWDRVPWLEEKRLEVVVDQLKSPRAFVTHFPYNLMPPSFHTSKAKAIYVMRDPRDVLVSSYYFHQMAEFLEEPGTFDEFIGKFLEGKVLFGKWTDHVKSWMHTELGDRIMHITYEEMVQDLPAALRRMADFLGRNLDPETIQKIAEQCSFQTMKKNTMSNFSLVPKAYMDNDKSPFLRKGHAGDWRNHFSSEQLARFTSVIHKELEGEGCSLPWSLDTTGGNGC; encoded by the exons ATGAGCGACGACCAGGTGAAACCGTCCAGCTCCAAATGCTCTGCCGTCTACCTCTACCACCACGGCCTGGCTCTTCCCAGCGCGGCACACAGCACGCAGAGCTTGGAGTTTTTCCAGAACTTCTCCCTGGAGGACACTGACGTGTTGGCTGTGACTTATCCCAAGTCAG GGACAATCTGGATGCAGGAGATCCTCCCACTGCTGCTGAATGGAGGGGATCTGACCCCGATCCATACCATCCCCAACTGGGATCGGGTCCCTTGGTTGGAAGAGAAAAGACTGGAAGTGGTTGTGGATCAGCTGAAGTCTCCTCGGGCCTTCGTCACACATTTTCCCTACAATCTCATGCCTCCTTCTTTCCACACCTCTAAAGCCAAG GCAATCTATGTCATGAGAGACCCACGGGACGTTCTGGTGTCTTCGTATTACTTCCACCAAATGGCCGAATTTCTTGAGGAACCAGGAACATTTGATGAATTTATTGGCAAATTTCTGGAGGGCAAAG TACTTTTTGGGAAGTGGACCGATCATGTGAAGAGTTGGATGCACACAGAGCTGGGAGACAGAATAATGCACATTACTTATGAGGAAATGGTTCAG GACCTGCCTGCAGCTCTCAGGCGCATGGCAGATTTCCTGGGCCGTAATCTGGACCCTGAAACCATTCAGAAGATTGCAGAGCAATGCTCTTTCCAGACCATGAAGAAGAACACAATGTCCAACTTCAGCCTGGTTCCCAAGGCTTACATGGATAACGACAAGTCTCCATTTCTTCGTAAAG GTCATGCTGGAGACTGGAGAAATCACTTCAGCTCAGAGCAACTGGCCCGATTCACATCTGTGATTCACAAAGAGCTGGAGGGTGAGGGCTGCTCTCTGCCCTGGAGCCTGGACACAACTGGAGGGAACGGATGTTGA